A window from Kovacikia minuta CCNUW1 encodes these proteins:
- a CDS encoding helicase-related protein, producing the protein MVRLSPVDDGGQELKIQVRGYRRALPIVQPEPAKQAATEEEPDKESIADHLFKVLRGSHNLIFVNRRTDVEAYADRLRRLCEQNRVPNEFLPHHGNLSKELREEAEQALRGERPANVVCTTTLEMGIDIGEMTSIAQIGAPFSVTSTRQRLGRSGRREGDPAILRCYISEPEVSPDTSPQDALHPELMQAIAIINLLLERWCEPPIVGKLHLSTLIQQFLSLIAQSGGVHADQTWQILCQTGPFTNVNKSLFGQLLRCLGAHDLIQQSQDGSLLPGLNGERLINHYSFYTAFQTPEEYRVVTSGKTLGTLPVEYPLVEGTYLIFAGYRWQILSVNLDHKVVEVARAAAGRVPIFSGSGGWIHDRIRQEMYRLYSSEEIPIFLDATARDLLLEARANFMRYNLAQTSILAYGTQTLLFCWTGDIVINTILVQLQAQGIKVSRDAIALIIEDLTPKQLLPHLQAIATNPPVDAIALAATVKNKVIEKHDRFLNEALLCQNYASAYLDIGGRTGSNQEFILLMQSFVEVNQIVRENQN; encoded by the coding sequence GTGGTGCGGCTCAGCCCAGTGGACGATGGGGGGCAGGAACTCAAAATTCAGGTACGGGGGTATCGCAGAGCATTACCCATTGTGCAACCAGAGCCAGCAAAACAGGCTGCAACGGAAGAGGAGCCTGATAAGGAGAGTATTGCCGATCATTTGTTCAAAGTGTTGCGTGGTAGCCATAATCTGATTTTCGTGAATCGTCGAACCGATGTGGAAGCCTACGCCGATCGCCTGCGTCGTCTGTGTGAACAAAATCGCGTCCCGAATGAGTTTTTGCCCCACCACGGCAATCTCTCGAAAGAACTACGGGAAGAGGCAGAACAGGCGTTAAGGGGAGAACGTCCCGCCAATGTGGTTTGTACAACGACCCTGGAAATGGGAATTGATATTGGGGAAATGACCTCGATCGCCCAAATCGGTGCGCCCTTTTCCGTGACCAGTACCCGCCAGCGATTGGGGCGATCGGGCAGACGGGAAGGTGATCCGGCAATTCTGCGCTGTTACATTTCGGAACCGGAAGTCTCACCGGACACTTCCCCCCAGGATGCACTCCATCCCGAACTGATGCAGGCGATCGCGATTATTAATCTACTCCTGGAACGCTGGTGCGAACCGCCCATTGTCGGCAAATTGCACCTTTCAACCCTGATCCAGCAATTTCTATCCCTGATTGCCCAATCTGGAGGAGTGCATGCAGATCAGACATGGCAGATCCTCTGCCAAACCGGCCCCTTCACCAACGTCAACAAATCCCTGTTTGGGCAATTGCTGCGCTGTCTGGGAGCGCATGATCTGATTCAACAAAGCCAGGATGGATCGCTATTGCCCGGTTTGAACGGAGAACGCCTGATCAATCACTACAGCTTCTACACCGCCTTTCAAACCCCGGAGGAATATCGGGTGGTGACCAGTGGCAAAACCCTGGGAACCCTACCGGTAGAATATCCGCTGGTAGAAGGAACCTATCTCATTTTTGCCGGGTATCGCTGGCAAATTCTTTCGGTTAATTTAGACCACAAGGTTGTGGAGGTAGCAAGGGCAGCAGCAGGACGGGTACCCATTTTCAGCGGCAGTGGGGGCTGGATTCACGATCGCATCCGGCAAGAAATGTATCGGCTGTATAGTTCAGAAGAAATTCCGATTTTTTTGGATGCCACTGCCCGCGATTTACTGCTCGAAGCCAGAGCCAACTTCATGCGCTACAACTTGGCGCAAACCTCAATCCTGGCCTATGGTACCCAGACCCTTTTGTTTTGCTGGACAGGCGACATTGTGATCAATACAATTCTGGTGCAGTTGCAGGCGCAGGGAATCAAGGTCAGCCGAGATGCGATCGCCCTGATCATTGAAGACTTAACACCGAAGCAACTTTTGCCACACCTACAGGCGATCGCTACCAATCCTCCAGTGGATGCGATCGCTCTGGCTGCTACGGTCAAGAATAAAGTGATTGAGAAGCACGATCGTTTTTTGAATGAAGCCCTCCTTTGTCAAAACTATGCATCCGCCTATCTAGATATCGGAGGCCGCACAGGCAGCAATCAAGAATTTATTCTGTTGATGCAATCATTTGTGGAAGTGAATCAGATTGTGCGGGAAAACCAGAATTGA
- a CDS encoding DEAD/DEAH box helicase, translating into MTASSDSRSNSSGFDQLHPQVQRWIWQQGWTELRDIQEQAIAPILSAHTDVIISAATAGGKTEAAFLPIFSYLLNQKAEGRGQRAEGAGIQGRGDGERFSMQNSKFKIQNLELKIHPPSPIPHPSSGIQVLYISPLKALINDQYRRLSELGERLDIPIHPWHGDIDAGRKRKVLQHPSGMVLITPESLEALFVRRGYELAATFQALNYIVVDELHSFIGVERGKQLQSLMHRVELGVQRSIPRIGLSATLGASIPGSRLSPSWQR; encoded by the coding sequence ATGACAGCTTCTTCCGACTCTCGCTCCAACTCCTCAGGATTTGATCAATTGCACCCACAGGTGCAACGCTGGATCTGGCAGCAGGGCTGGACAGAATTACGTGACATCCAGGAACAGGCGATCGCCCCCATCCTGTCCGCCCACACCGATGTCATCATCTCCGCCGCCACCGCAGGCGGCAAAACCGAAGCCGCATTTTTACCCATTTTTTCCTATTTGTTGAATCAGAAGGCAGAAGGCAGAGGGCAGAGGGCAGAAGGCGCGGGGATACAGGGACGCGGGGACGGGGAGAGGTTTTCCATGCAAAATTCAAAATTCAAAATTCAAAATTTAGAACTCAAAATTCATCCCCCATCCCCCATCCCTCATCCCTCTTCAGGTATCCAGGTCCTCTACATCAGCCCCCTCAAAGCCTTGATTAACGATCAATATCGTCGCCTGTCGGAGTTGGGCGAACGGCTGGATATTCCCATTCATCCCTGGCATGGAGACATTGATGCCGGTCGCAAACGAAAGGTATTACAGCATCCCTCAGGGATGGTTTTGATTACGCCGGAATCTCTGGAAGCCCTGTTTGTGCGGCGCGGATACGAGCTGGCAGCAACATTCCAGGCATTGAATTACATCGTAGTTGATGAACTGCATTCGTTTATTGGTGTGGAGCGTGGCAAACAACTCCAGAGCCTGATGCATCGGGTGGAGTTAGGGGTGCAGCGATCGATTCCCCGTATTGGTTTGAGTGCAACCTTAGGCGCATCTATCCCTGGCAGCCGACTTTCTCCGTCCTGGCAAAGGTGA
- a CDS encoding ATP-binding protein — protein MTQTPIKAKDRDTVVQSLQAGVVPRRGQHLIQVGRVEETKAVIRDLDRITEGGSAIRFVIGEYGSGKTFFLSLVRSIALEKKLVTAHADLTPDRRLHATAGQARSLYAELMQNLATRTKPEGGALPSVIERFVTSAVSEGRDRNVEPEVVIRERLAHLSEMVGGYDFAEVIAAYWRGHDNGDETLKANAIRWLRGEYTTRTDARHALGVRTIVDDANVYDQLKLFTQLVQLAGYSGFLISLDELVNLYKLANTQARKSNYEQILRILNDCLQGNASGLGFMMGGTPDFLMDTRRGLYSYPALQSRLAENSFAVNGLVDYNNPVLRLGNLSPEDLFVLLSKIRHVFASGDRDQYLLPDEGIQAFMTHCSKRIGDAYFRTPRNTIKAFVDLLSVLEQNQHVTWTDLVSQVSIAPETNPDLLTAPIQDNGKVRVPAEGDDDDLASFRL, from the coding sequence ATGACGCAAACCCCCATCAAAGCGAAGGATCGGGATACGGTGGTTCAATCCCTACAGGCGGGCGTCGTACCCAGGAGGGGTCAGCACTTAATCCAGGTGGGGCGGGTAGAGGAAACCAAAGCCGTGATTCGCGATCTCGATCGCATCACTGAAGGTGGCTCCGCAATCCGGTTTGTGATTGGGGAATACGGTTCCGGTAAAACCTTCTTTCTATCGCTGGTGCGCTCCATTGCCCTGGAAAAGAAACTGGTGACTGCCCATGCCGACCTCACCCCCGATCGCCGCCTGCATGCCACCGCTGGACAGGCACGATCGCTCTACGCCGAACTGATGCAGAATCTAGCCACCCGCACCAAACCTGAAGGGGGCGCATTGCCAAGTGTGATTGAGCGATTTGTCACCTCTGCGGTGAGTGAAGGGCGCGATCGCAATGTTGAACCAGAAGTCGTGATCCGGGAACGGTTAGCCCATTTATCCGAAATGGTTGGCGGTTACGATTTTGCGGAAGTAATTGCGGCCTACTGGCGCGGACACGACAACGGTGACGAAACCCTGAAAGCCAATGCCATTCGCTGGTTACGGGGAGAATACACCACCCGTACCGATGCCCGCCATGCCCTCGGCGTCAGGACGATCGTGGATGATGCCAATGTCTACGATCAACTCAAGTTATTCACCCAGTTAGTCCAACTGGCAGGCTATTCTGGCTTCCTGATTAGCCTCGATGAACTGGTTAATCTGTACAAACTGGCAAACACCCAGGCACGCAAAAGCAACTACGAACAAATTCTTCGGATTCTCAACGATTGCCTTCAAGGAAATGCAAGCGGTTTAGGCTTCATGATGGGCGGCACCCCAGATTTTTTGATGGACACCCGCCGGGGATTGTACAGCTACCCTGCCCTGCAATCCCGTCTGGCGGAAAACAGCTTTGCCGTCAATGGATTGGTAGATTACAATAACCCTGTATTACGCCTGGGGAACCTCAGCCCAGAGGATTTGTTTGTGTTACTGAGCAAAATCCGGCATGTGTTTGCCTCTGGCGATCGCGACCAATACCTCCTCCCCGACGAAGGCATCCAGGCATTCATGACCCATTGCTCCAAACGCATTGGTGACGCCTACTTCCGCACCCCCCGCAACACGATCAAAGCCTTTGTCGATCTGTTATCTGTCCTGGAACAAAACCAACACGTAACCTGGACCGATCTCGTCTCCCAGGTCAGCATTGCCCCCGAAACTAATCCCGATTTACTTACGGCTCCCATTCAGGACAATGGCAAAGTTCGGGTGCCAGCAGAAGGGGATGACGATGACCTTGCCTCCTTCCGCCTCTGA
- a CDS encoding tellurite resistance TerB C-terminal domain-containing protein, with product MGTRFSRNRSELRNRRKWHWIWRWCNRSWEESQEISNLLAEIFVEEAATPTPASPRNIAKSTRRSRKKSKPATPTSQSGRQVAGLDSAHTELLFALSKQPVWQRQELATIATQLDLMLDGAIEVINEVAFDRCDEALMEGDDPIEVNSAVLQELLA from the coding sequence GTGGGCACAAGATTCTCTCGGAACCGAAGCGAGCTAAGAAACAGACGGAAGTGGCACTGGATATGGCGCTGGTGCAATCGAAGCTGGGAAGAATCGCAAGAGATTTCTAATCTGTTAGCCGAAATCTTTGTTGAGGAAGCAGCAACCCCGACTCCAGCAAGTCCGCGAAATATCGCAAAATCAACCAGACGCAGCCGTAAAAAATCTAAACCCGCTACACCCACCTCCCAATCTGGGCGGCAAGTTGCAGGCTTGGACAGCGCCCATACGGAGTTATTATTCGCCCTCTCGAAGCAACCCGTTTGGCAGCGTCAGGAATTAGCGACGATCGCCACCCAACTCGATTTAATGTTAGACGGGGCGATCGAAGTAATCAATGAAGTTGCTTTCGATCGCTGCGATGAGGCTTTAATGGAAGGCGATGATCCGATCGAGGTTAACTCAGCGGTATTACAGGAGCTACTTGCATGA
- a CDS encoding tellurite resistance TerB family protein encodes MEPDPRLGGALPTLNKRLALFRLPVANPKALSAEYSEATLVAHLAIAIASGDASPNPSEQQALHTHLDEMVSLKEPERSRLHAHLHWLLEEKPTLRSLKARIERVNLEHPRQVAQLLVQVAAADGQLKPQEVQLLEKAYTLLGLDAQAVYSDIHDISTSVGQPASEPVTVRKAGVRRGHKILSEPKRAKKQTEVALDMALVQSKLGRIARDF; translated from the coding sequence ATGGAACCCGATCCCCGTTTAGGGGGTGCATTACCCACACTAAACAAGCGGCTTGCCCTCTTTCGCCTGCCAGTCGCAAATCCCAAAGCGCTTTCAGCCGAGTATTCTGAGGCAACCTTAGTCGCCCATCTGGCGATCGCGATTGCCAGCGGTGACGCATCTCCCAATCCATCGGAACAGCAAGCTTTGCACACCCACTTAGACGAAATGGTTTCTCTCAAAGAACCAGAGCGATCGCGGCTGCATGCCCATCTCCACTGGTTACTGGAAGAAAAACCGACCCTCCGAAGCCTCAAGGCACGGATTGAGCGGGTGAACCTGGAACATCCCAGGCAGGTTGCCCAACTGCTGGTTCAGGTCGCCGCTGCGGATGGGCAACTGAAGCCGCAGGAAGTGCAACTGTTGGAGAAAGCCTACACGCTGTTGGGGTTGGATGCTCAGGCGGTTTATAGCGACATTCACGATATCAGTACAAGCGTGGGGCAACCTGCCAGTGAGCCGGTTACCGTGCGCAAGGCTGGCGTTAGACGTGGGCACAAGATTCTCTCGGAACCGAAGCGAGCTAAGAAACAGACGGAAGTGGCACTGGATATGGCGCTGGTGCAATCGAAGCTGGGAAGAATCGCAAGAGATTTCTAA
- a CDS encoding SWIM zinc finger family protein: MTSPFTDLLTPDRLKELADDRSYQRGEAYFRQGRVCSVEQQEDTIIARVEGTETYEVKFEIEDQNQLSYQCDCPVGIDGWFCKHCVAVGLAWLANPPQSQKVGKHRSQSQPSGTSMQDVQRYLEQQDKSDLVKLILERAWKDNGWREQLLLKVAALHPKGVDLKTFQHALKNAIEVGGYIEYAEAKGYARGIEKVLNAIAPLLDGRVDLF, encoded by the coding sequence ATGACATCCCCATTCACTGACCTGCTCACTCCCGATCGATTGAAAGAACTGGCAGACGATCGCTCCTACCAGCGGGGCGAAGCCTACTTTCGCCAGGGACGAGTTTGTTCTGTGGAACAGCAAGAGGACACAATCATTGCCCGGGTTGAGGGAACAGAAACCTACGAGGTCAAATTTGAAATTGAAGACCAGAACCAACTGAGCTATCAGTGTGATTGTCCAGTTGGGATTGATGGTTGGTTTTGTAAGCATTGCGTGGCGGTTGGTTTAGCTTGGTTAGCGAATCCCCCCCAATCTCAAAAGGTAGGCAAGCACCGATCTCAGTCTCAGCCATCGGGAACGTCCATGCAGGATGTGCAGCGTTACCTGGAACAACAGGATAAGTCTGACCTTGTGAAGCTGATTCTTGAACGTGCCTGGAAGGATAACGGCTGGCGAGAACAATTGTTACTAAAAGTGGCGGCACTACACCCGAAAGGCGTTGATCTGAAAACGTTTCAGCATGCGCTTAAAAATGCGATCGAGGTGGGTGGCTATATAGAATATGCCGAAGCGAAAGGCTATGCACGGGGTATCGAGAAGGTATTGAATGCGATCGCGCCCCTGTTGGACGGTAGGGTTGATTTATTCTAG
- a CDS encoding tetratricopeptide repeat protein, whose protein sequence is MNQPYLLDGGHAQAVMELCEYAIPLLETALNAIDDSNGYAGGVLARLQELHLRACKQAKPDPLKLAERLFEFEMGTAYDTFYGAVDTYADVLGQSGLARYRELAEAAWAELPTLTPGQQPSYSSDRWRLTQIMERLAWQSGDVEAVVAIKRRDLSRSYTYLQIAELYQKAGQADPALKWAEDGLKAFPDSPDSRLQNFLVQEYQQRGRFDQAMQIVWTMFTESPSLMTYQKLKTEAERGNQWTKWREQAISHIRQQIERPKQQKQGKLAYIYRDRSLLVEIFLWEGAIELAWQEAKAGDCSKELWLKLADLCQQNHPEDSLSIYMNQIEPLIQQANNAAYAQAVDFLKPVKKLMLQLNLRSQFEQYLEHLRSTHKAKRNLMKLLNEAKL, encoded by the coding sequence ATGAATCAACCCTACCTGTTGGACGGGGGACATGCCCAGGCGGTGATGGAATTGTGTGAATATGCTATTCCGTTGTTAGAAACGGCGTTGAATGCGATCGATGATTCAAACGGCTATGCCGGAGGAGTGCTGGCACGATTGCAAGAATTGCATCTACGTGCCTGTAAACAGGCTAAACCTGATCCGCTCAAACTCGCTGAACGATTGTTTGAATTTGAAATGGGCACCGCCTATGACACGTTTTACGGTGCTGTGGATACCTACGCCGACGTTCTGGGTCAATCTGGTTTGGCGCGTTATCGGGAACTGGCAGAAGCAGCCTGGGCAGAACTTCCAACCCTGACACCAGGTCAGCAACCCAGTTATAGTTCCGATCGCTGGCGGCTGACGCAAATCATGGAGCGATTGGCATGGCAGTCCGGCGACGTAGAAGCGGTTGTTGCAATCAAACGGCGTGATCTGTCACGCTCCTATACCTATCTGCAAATTGCTGAACTCTACCAGAAAGCCGGACAGGCTGATCCTGCTTTAAAGTGGGCAGAAGACGGTCTCAAAGCCTTTCCCGATAGTCCTGACTCTCGTTTGCAAAATTTTTTAGTACAGGAATACCAGCAACGAGGACGGTTTGACCAAGCGATGCAAATCGTCTGGACGATGTTTACCGAATCACCGTCTCTGATGACCTATCAGAAACTGAAAACTGAAGCAGAAAGGGGGAATCAGTGGACAAAGTGGCGAGAACAAGCTATTTCCCACATCCGTCAGCAAATCGAGCGACCCAAACAACAGAAACAAGGAAAACTGGCATACATTTACCGGGATCGCTCGTTGCTGGTTGAGATCTTTCTCTGGGAAGGGGCGATCGAGTTAGCCTGGCAGGAAGCTAAAGCGGGTGACTGTTCTAAAGAACTCTGGTTAAAACTGGCAGACCTCTGTCAGCAGAACCATCCTGAAGATTCCCTTTCAATTTATATGAATCAAATTGAACCGTTGATTCAGCAAGCCAACAATGCTGCCTATGCCCAGGCAGTGGATTTTTTAAAGCCAGTCAAAAAGCTGATGCTGCAATTAAATTTGCGATCGCAGTTTGAGCAATACCTGGAACATCTGCGATCGACCCATAAAGCCAAACGCAACTTGATGAAGCTGTTGAATGAGGCAAAGCTGTAA
- a CDS encoding Uma2 family endonuclease, translating to MNGFRATTRKPDLMVLSVEAREALRGASRGTITPDMPAQLLVIEVVSPGQANEDRDYRYKRSEYASRGIAEYWIVEHPLRASLTVLTLVNGRYQEAVFQGADAIRSVTFPFLNLTVDQVLSVGI from the coding sequence GTGAATGGGTTCCGTGCAACCACACGCAAGCCAGACCTAATGGTGCTTTCAGTGGAAGCACGGGAAGCCCTCAGAGGTGCCAGTCGAGGCACCATTACTCCCGACATGCCTGCACAGCTACTGGTGATAGAGGTCGTCTCGCCAGGTCAAGCCAATGAAGATCGTGACTATCGTTACAAGCGATCGGAGTATGCATCACGAGGGATTGCTGAATATTGGATTGTAGAACACCCGCTGCGAGCTAGTTTAACCGTTTTAACCCTGGTCAACGGGCGATACCAAGAAGCTGTGTTTCAGGGAGCAGATGCAATCCGCTCCGTCACGTTTCCATTCCTCAACCTGACCGTTGATCAGGTGTTGAGTGTCGGCATATAG
- a CDS encoding AAA family ATPase: MKQRGKLFFFCGKMAAGKSTLAREIAQREDAILVVQDHVPGQVVSGRSRRHS; this comes from the coding sequence ATGAAGCAGCGAGGAAAACTCTTCTTCTTTTGCGGCAAGATGGCGGCGGGGAAATCGACCCTGGCAAGGGAAATTGCGCAGCGAGAGGACGCGATTTTGGTCGTGCAAGACCACGTTCCTGGACAAGTTGTTTCCGGGCGAAGTCGTAGACATTCCTAG
- a CDS encoding AAA family ATPase has product MFPGEVVDIPSFVKYSSRLKEALTAHICSLLSKGISVVLDFPGNTRTQRSWFRELFECADADHELHYIDVTDELCKRQLRERSKDLAEGSAFTSDAEFDAITQYFHAPSDDENFNVIRHQRT; this is encoded by the coding sequence TTGTTTCCGGGCGAAGTCGTAGACATTCCTAGCTTCGTCAAGTATTCATCAAGGCTAAAAGAGGCTCTTACGGCGCATATCTGCTCACTGCTGTCAAAGGGCATATCTGTTGTGCTCGACTTTCCTGGCAACACAAGAACGCAGCGTTCCTGGTTTCGCGAACTGTTTGAATGCGCAGACGCCGATCATGAGTTGCACTACATTGATGTAACTGACGAGTTGTGCAAGCGTCAGTTGCGAGAGCGGAGCAAGGATCTGGCTGAAGGCTCAGCTTTCACGAGTGATGCTGAGTTTGATGCCATCACACAATACTTCCATGCACCCTCAGACGATGAGAACTTCAACGTCATTCGTCATCAGCGCACCTAA
- a CDS encoding cytochrome P450 family protein, which yields MNPLFPIDPETDPALPGHPDPYPIYHQLRALKPVFWSSAVNGWVLLRYADAIAYLSDRRFSRQAYLQTLQQRYGDSPILESQRREIVFTDPPQHKRLRRLADLANSLQDSTPFRPQIERLVNQKIDQVQARGEMDLIADLAEPLPPQVLARWLGVPLAIVPSLKAWRTGDSKGTGNRANS from the coding sequence ATGAATCCCTTATTTCCGATCGACCCTGAAACCGATCCGGCATTACCTGGTCATCCTGATCCTTACCCCATTTACCATCAACTTCGCGCCCTCAAGCCAGTCTTTTGGAGTTCTGCGGTGAATGGTTGGGTTCTCCTTCGCTATGCAGATGCCATCGCTTACCTGAGCGATCGTCGCTTTAGTCGGCAAGCCTATCTCCAAACCCTCCAACAACGCTATGGTGATAGCCCGATTCTTGAATCGCAACGGCGAGAGATTGTTTTTACCGATCCACCACAGCACAAGCGATTGCGTCGATTAGCCGATCTTGCTAACTCCTTGCAAGACAGCACACCGTTTCGCCCACAAATAGAGCGGCTTGTGAATCAGAAAATCGATCAGGTTCAGGCGAGGGGCGAGATGGATTTGATTGCAGATCTGGCTGAGCCACTCCCCCCCCAAGTTCTGGCACGTTGGTTAGGAGTCCCCCTCGCGATTGTGCCGTCTCTCAAAGCCTGGCGTACTGGCGATTCAAAGGGGACGGGGAATCGTGCGAACTCCTGA
- a CDS encoding cytochrome P450 has translation MRTPETTAAASQAVKELETYFGELIAERRESPRSDAITSLIQVEDRGDRLTDQEVLMFSWGLFSAGHTSVQYLIGNALLALLRHPDQLEMVRSDRTLIANAVEEALRYDPPTQALNPQVALEDVTIGAETIQAGEAISVLIGAVNRDPERFPDPDRFDITRTDHHHLSFSTGEHFCPGSFLARLQAQIALDVILQRLSNLKLATDTLAWQKLGRFRGLASLPVTFDPAPQASQLDYGDQNR, from the coding sequence GTGCGAACTCCTGAAACAACAGCAGCAGCTAGCCAAGCAGTCAAAGAGTTGGAAACCTATTTCGGCGAATTAATTGCTGAACGGCGTGAGTCTCCCCGGTCTGATGCGATTACGAGCTTGATTCAAGTTGAAGATCGGGGAGACAGGCTGACCGATCAGGAAGTGTTGATGTTCAGTTGGGGCTTGTTTTCTGCGGGTCACACATCGGTTCAGTATCTCATCGGCAACGCTCTTCTCGCCCTTCTACGGCATCCTGACCAGCTAGAGATGGTCAGGAGCGATCGCACCCTGATTGCCAACGCCGTTGAGGAAGCCCTCCGTTATGATCCTCCGACTCAAGCGTTGAACCCCCAGGTTGCATTAGAGGATGTAACCATCGGTGCCGAAACCATTCAAGCAGGGGAAGCGATTTCCGTTCTGATTGGAGCGGTTAATCGTGACCCTGAACGGTTTCCCGATCCCGATCGATTCGACATCACGCGAACCGATCACCATCATCTTTCCTTCAGTACGGGCGAGCATTTCTGTCCGGGTTCATTTCTGGCGCGTTTACAAGCGCAGATCGCACTTGACGTAATCCTACAAAGACTATCAAATCTGAAACTGGCAACAGACACACTCGCATGGCAGAAGTTGGGCAGATTTCGAGGGCTTGCTTCCTTACCCGTGACCTTTGATCCTGCACCACAAGCTTCACAACTGGACTATGGAGACCAAAACCGATGA
- a CDS encoding MinD/ParA family ATP-binding protein — translation MSEIISVHSFRGGTGKSNVTGNVATLIARTGRRVGIVDTDIQSPGIHVLFGLKEERIHYTLNDYLWGRCAIEEAVYDVSGILKQKQSLFGKQGSIHLIPSSIKTSEISRILREGYDARLLNDGLRDLTRKLKLDYLFIDTHPGINEETLLSIILSNTLILILRPDHQDYQGTAVAVDVARKLEVPKMLLVVNKALPSLDFKELRQRVQNTYEATVAGVLPICEEMFELGSQDIFSLRYPEHRWTQEASAIAKQVMGAGVKVPV, via the coding sequence GTGTCTGAAATCATCTCTGTTCACTCGTTTCGTGGCGGAACTGGCAAATCAAATGTCACCGGGAATGTTGCCACACTGATTGCCCGTACTGGTCGTCGGGTTGGAATTGTCGATACGGACATTCAATCCCCAGGAATTCATGTTTTGTTTGGTTTAAAGGAAGAACGCATCCACTATACCCTGAATGACTATCTCTGGGGACGGTGCGCGATCGAAGAAGCGGTTTATGATGTCAGTGGTATTCTCAAACAAAAACAATCCTTGTTTGGTAAACAGGGCAGTATTCATCTGATTCCTTCTAGCATTAAAACCAGCGAAATTTCTCGTATTCTGCGTGAAGGGTACGATGCCCGTTTGTTGAATGATGGGTTGCGCGATTTAACCCGTAAGCTGAAATTGGATTATCTTTTCATTGACACCCACCCTGGAATCAATGAGGAAACGTTACTGTCAATTATTTTGTCCAACACACTCATTCTGATTCTGCGCCCAGACCATCAGGATTACCAGGGAACAGCTGTTGCAGTTGATGTGGCGCGTAAATTAGAAGTGCCTAAAATGCTCCTGGTTGTGAATAAAGCCCTCCCATCCCTGGATTTTAAGGAACTACGGCAACGGGTACAAAATACTTACGAAGCAACGGTTGCAGGTGTTCTGCCAATTTGTGAGGAAATGTTTGAACTGGGCAGCCAGGATATCTTTTCCCTGCGGTATCCAGAACACCGTTGGACTCAGGAAGCCAGCGCGATCGCCAAACAAGTGATGGGAGCCGGAGTAAAAGTGCCCGTATAA